GTTGTGATGAAATCGTCTGCTTTTTACAATTAATGAGATAAAGTTTGTCTTCTATACAACCCTGAGGGGAGACTAGTTCACGGAGCAGATTTTATACTTTTGTTATTATGTGAACCGTAAAACGActaaaaaactttaattttagaAAAGACCATGTACATTCATGCTTGTGGTCCTGTGACTCCAATAAGTAAATAATTCTTTTAACGCAAGAATAATCAACACACGATTGATGGCACTCGATTGAAATTTACAACAATATTTAGCCAtagaaaaatgacaaaataaacaagcaaaagTGGTACATCTAAACGAGCGATTAATTTGCTTTATTACAAAGCAGTTGTTCGTGTTTGTCGACTGGCtgaattgcattttttctttTCCAAATACATAGTCACCTTTTCACATTCGATTAATTTAATTGTGCCATTTGTTAAAGCAAGATGTACGATATGAATCAGACAAGTACAATGGGGTCATTGTGGTCTGACCTTTTTTTTTATTGGCGAGAGTAAATGACTAGAATAATCGAAGCGCTTAAATTGCGTAGAAAGACTAGTGGCGCGGGAAAACGTATGACTAGTTTATGGTCATATAGAAAGAACCTacttaattgttttaaagaagtttGATAACGAGTCTTTatctgaaacaacaacaacaaacaaacgtGGGAGAGTGCATGTCTCTAGTATTTATTCGCCCGTCTAACAATTGCaaacaacatttaatttgtttaaaaagttgtatttttcaaaggaaatgattttatttagtaaaaactACATATTTTTATCTGTCTATGCgattaataaaaatctattacaAATCTTAAAATGCACATTCTTTTGTAATCATTATTGattcatcatattataatgattacCTTTGTCATAAATTACATTTTATCTCTCAAGTATTTCGTGGTATTTTCTCCTTTCGTCATCTTGAATGTTTAATATTGTGACGGTATTGATTGAAAATGTGCTTTAATAGTAATATGATGTATTTCATTGAATCTTGCGTATGACGTTATCTTATTACCGGTATAAATAGGGTCGAACTTTCGTTTGGCTTCAGTACCTTTTGTGGCACTCGTTGCTAAAAGATCAGAGTAGAGATGGATAATCAGAGTAGATAACTAGAGATTTTATTACTAGCGATAAGACAACGAATAGTGACGGACAAGAACATAGATGATATATGATATCCAACACCTCACACTAAGTTAAAAGCTATTCACTTAAATGGcacattaattttacaaaataaaaacggAATACACGTACATTATACGGCATCATCACGGAAAATAAATAACTCTTGGGTTACGGAACCGTCAATTAAAGTAAAGCTATTTGTTTAAGCAAGATTTACGATATGAATCAAACAAGTACAATGGGATATTGTGGTctgacttttttttatttgcaagaGCAAAGGACTAGAATAATCGAAGCGCTTATATTGCGTAAAGAGAATGGCGGCGCGAGAGTGAATGAAAACCATTTAAATTACGAGAATACGTATGAATAGTTTTATGGTCATATAGAAAGTACCTAATTAATTGTGTTAAAGAAGTTTGATTTCGAAATTTCggctgaaaaaacaacaacacaacaacatgaGAGAGAGCATGTATCTAGTATTTATTCGCCTATCCAACAGGTAAAAAACAGCAATCAACATGTGTGAGAGTGTCtaaatttgtatttattccaagaaaaaaatattttcagtaaAAACCATATATTTTGAGCTATCAAtactattatttaaaatgtattacaagCTTTAAAATGCACTTTCTTTCCAttattaaaatgaacatttttgtcGGCAGATTCGTGTATCTCTTTCGCTAATGTGTGTTTCATAAATCAGAGCTTATAAAAagttaaagcctctataacgctcaaaatcaactaaAATTTCGTATAGTATTTCGtacaataaagttaacacctaaacaatcagtgtttcttatagcaatagccacaatttcaacgctagatgtggtatgattacatagatttgtgtagatacaaaatgctcgtttttatttatttgtgacaacaataaattccatgttaatttcctgcgaatatatctattgatacgtcacacgaacactaaaatggtaccatgttaaaaccataataaaacgagcattttgtatccacaaacatctattttactagaccacatctggcgttgacaTTTCGACAATGGCcttaaggaacaatgatttttaactgtttagctttattttacgaaatattgtacgaaatgtttgttgattttgagtagtaatgttactttaacataAGTAGAAGTATGCCTTCCTCTTCGTAGTTTTCACATACGTCTGGAAGCAGGATGTCGATCGACAGATACGTCATTGCGCTCATCAAtctcttcaatattcaaaatattgtttcatatgaCTATAATGGCCACTAAAAACGTGAGTTTTTGGTGGtttgcagccaattgtataaatatggataactcttatccagcggataacttttggttatcttcaattttaggatatcttttttggttagcgattgtataaaaaaatagttatcCAAAACGGTTCACGTTCTGGTTaagttttggataagatttagcCAAGATATTTGACGTCGGTTATCTTTATCCAAATGAAGAACGCGCTAACAAAATGGCTGACTTTGACATACCGAACGCTAGACGACCAAGACAATTTCGACGAATAGACAGATTTACGGAAACTGACGACCCTGAAGAAATACGACGACGATTTAGATTTACACCTGACAGCATTGACCGCATAGAACGACTGATCGGACATAGACTTGAGAGACCAACTGGACGGAATCAACCCTTGACACCGAGGCAGCAAATATTGATAACACTGAGATTTTTTGCTTCTGGAAATTTTTTGCAATTAATAGGGGATACTTTTGGGGTGGACATTGCCACGGTTTCAAGGGTAGTGACCAGAGTAACTGACGAACTGTGTGACCTGAAAGACCAAACAATTAAATTCCCGACGACGGACAGACATAAATCAATTATTAAACAGAATTTTTTCAAAATCGCTGGATTTCCGTCTGTAATTGCGGCGATCGACGGAACGCACGTTCGCATCATTGCTCCCAATGAACACGAGGAGCAATATGTGAACAGAAAGCACTATCACAGTGTCAATGTACAGGCAACGTGCGACCATCGAGGTATTTATCAATTTGTAcacaaaaattcaaaacataattttagttcTTACCTTCAAGTTTGAGTATCCCTTCATTTTATAaatccatttatttatatttatatgcatcCTGCTGTTTTACACACCAGATCAAAGATTCCGTAACACTTACTTATGATCTGGTACGATTTTTTATTATTCAGTTTTTCTTTTAACACACGTCCTTTAAGTCCAAATTTCCACAGTGTAATGCATATTTTGCGCCCAAAAACTCACATGTACTCAGTTCAAATGACGTAACGATTCTAAATAAAGATAGGTAAAGTCTGTTTCATGATTAAAATATAGTCTGATCCTTTGTATTAAAGAGGCACAAGACAGGGAATTCTAATAGCCTTCTTTCCTCTCTATTCATCCAACCCTATAAATTCATCCACCCCCTTATTTTGGTAATTATGACATTTTTCTGAAAAAACTTAAGTAagtaatgcttatttaaaaaacatacaacatagatgttctattttggttaaaaacatgtgaattttagattttgttagagaaaaaacaataattttgaaaatattcacttttacaaaatacaaaatattcacaaaatatatctattgatacgtcacacgaacactaaaatggtaccatgttaaaaccataataaaacgagcattttgtatccacaaacatctattttactagaccacatctggcgttgacaTTTCGACAATGGccttaaggaacactgatttttaactgtttagctttattttacgaaatattgtacgaaatgtttgttgattttgagtagtaatgttactttaacataAGTAGAAGTATGCCTTCCTCTTCGTAGTTTTCACATACGTCTGGAAGCAGGATGTCGATCGACAGATACGTCATTGCGCTCATCAAtctcttcaatattcaaaatattgtttcatatgaCTATAATGGCCACTAAAAACGTGAGTTTTTGGTGGtttgcagccaattgtataaatatggataactcttatccagcggataacttttggttatcttcaattttaggatatcttttttggttagcgattgtataaaaaaatagttatcCAAAACGGTTCACGTTCTGGTTaagttttggataagatttagcCAAGATATTTGACGTCGGTTATCTTTATCCAAATGAAGAACGCGCTAACAAAATGGCTGACTTTGACATAccgcagccaattgtataaatatggataactcttatccagcggataacttttggttatcttcaattttaggatatcttttttggttagcgattgtataaaaaaatagttatcCAAAACGGTTCACGTTCTGGTTaagttttggataagatttagcCAAGATATTTGACGTCGGTTATCTTTATCCAAATGAAGAACGCGCTAACAAAATGGCTGACTTTGACATACCGAACGCTAGACGACCAAGACAATTTCGACGAATAGACAGATTTACGGAAACTGACGACCCTGAAGAAATACGACGACGATTTAGATTTACACCTGACAGCATTATGACATTTTTCTGGAAAAAACTTAAGTAagtaatgcttatttaaaaaacatacaacatagatgttctattttggttaaaaacatgtgaattttagattttgttagagaaaaaacaataattttgaaaatattcacttttaaacagtgtttttgtgtttattagtctataagatatattttttaatgattatatcaaaattacttcaaaagatttatgttttcctataaaaatgttgattgagcagattgataggaaagataCAGACAAATTAGTGGTTGCTAGGGTGTGcgttgtaaattattttgccatACTTTTGTTGGAAAGATATAATATGTCTAATTAAATGTCTCACTTGTGGTGAAATTCTTTTCATTCAGTAGAAAAAGTCAATTTCACTCTTAAGTGCATGAATATACAGTAAAAGAGGCTACAAAGAATTATTTTCTtgctacattttaataataagatGTATCATACTATTTGAATAATTTACTGCAACGGAATGTCTAAAGTTAAATTGCATACATTATATTCTATGTAATCATATTTCAGGTGTATTCACCAGCATAAATGCCACATGGCCTGGAAGTACTCATGATGCTCATGTTTTCAGAACCTCAGTACTATCTGATTATTTGGAAGCCCATCATCATGGTAAGCGCATATTCTAAAatggattgattttttttaatgctatTACATTTATTGTTCTGCATGTTCCTGTTtctcatttataaatgtatacttataaaaggttattcgccgtggcgtaatggatgtccgcctagcgaactGGATGTcatgggttcgaaccccactgggAACGTTCCTTTGAAATCCcccaaaaattatatacatttagaagAGGATCATTCTgtaattgttgtttaattgttctGTTCAAAGGTTTGGAGGATGGAATTGTGTTAGGGGACAGTGCCTATCCATGCAGGAAGTTTCTCATGACACCTTACCTGCATCCTGGTGAGTGCTTCTCTGTTGAACACCTTATCCATTTACCGGTCTTTACAAAATACATTGTACTGAATCTTTTCTTATAACACATGTCTAAGTTCATTTTGATGTTATATGTTTGAAATTAATAGTGTAACTATAGCATATTTACACCAGGATCCCCACAGCAACAGATGTTCAATGACGCACATGCAAAGACAAGAAATGTTATCGAAAGAGCATTCGGTGTACTGAAGCGGAGGTTTCATGTCCTTCATGGAGAGGTATTAATTAAGTATTAATGTGTTAATAAGCActaaaacatttatgtttaatattatgaaatatctaaaaatatgcactaaattaacttattttaatttaaaaatgtttaataatgttcTTTAAACATTAAGGTACGAATGAAGCCGGGCAAGGTAACAAAAATAATTCTGGCATGTGTAGTATTGCACAATCTCGCTAAGGCATGGGGTGAGAGGGAGGCATTCCCAGAGGAAGAAGACCCTCAACCTCCACCACTTGTCCAGCTTGAGGGTAACCCTGACGGGCAGGCTATCAGGGATGCAATAACTGCAAACTATTTCAggtttgaaaataattcattcaATGCTAAGaatacatgaaacaaatgttatgactatgtgcaataaatttgttaaaaatattttacttaactTAGCAACTAAAAGGCTGTTTAAATCTagcttaaaaatgaacaaaagcaTTACATTAATAAGCAAtgcacaataattataatattaataataatattgaatattaaaaaaccatttataacataaataaataataatatttataacaatattaataacaataataatgagtAATAAAACTAATcatcaataaataacataaattgcAGATGAAGACGGACGGACATTACAAGGCACCATGGGTGACTTGATCTATGTATGGCGTAATAGTATTCAGACTGATGTACGGacatagacaaaacaagtcttaaaaatgtgtgttcatttacatctgataaagacaaaacaagtctataaaatgtgtgttcatttacatctgataaagacaaaacaagtctataaaatgtgtgttcatttacatctgataaagacaaaacaagtctttaaaatgtgtgttcataaatatatagtttaataattttgattattttccCTGTGCATATTTATAGAGAtccattatgtttacatttaactgACAACTAGGTCAGCCATCAGCTGATTGAacagatgtatttaaatataggtCAGGAATTTTCTCAtgcaccttgtaaacactgtctaCAACTGAGTGTCTACTCtctaacttactttatttacatttttgaGTTTATTGTGAGATTATTTCATGTTCATCCATATAATTTTAAATAGTAACTAAATGTTAAGTCACTTTTATGTAAAACCTTGCAAGAGGTAGATGTTGTAGTTGGCTATTTTCAATTGCCACTTTCTACACTAAGTCTTGGTCACTGACCATCATTCACATATATTAAAAACTTGGAACTTAAAACCCATTGGGTTGTTTACACAAACCCCGGCTACAAATggaatttgtatcatttattatcatttttagaaatttttttttttcaaaatgataaaaaatgttgttttatgacattcTTTTACAGTTTGTCTTTGGCAAATGCCATCATGAGCTTTCCCTCCTCAAAAAACTCTCTCTGGGATTTCATAAGTAGCAACTTTTCCTGTTGAACTGCAATGGATCCAGCATAATATGCCATCTGCAGTTCCCTCAGGGTCTGCTCTTTCCTGATTTATAGGAAAGTGCTTTGTAGCATTTTTtaccataaacatttataaataataagttattataacttaataacaaaatcttatttattatgtCATACATCTGCAgtgtttatgttgatttttaaatCTAAGTAAGGTCTAAGAtttttcccatttaaatttgATTGCCTTAAtggtattattaaatttattgaataaatgaaattattacacaaagtttgaatatgtaacaaatgagaaaaaaattaggATATACCTTTTACCAATAGCTGGATTCCTGCTTGGTTTAATTTCCTTATTATTCACATGAACAGGCACACTAAGAACTGAAATGCAgatatttattttacatcttgttaaatacttatttacaatgttaagtttcaatattttctatggaataaaacactttaatttaatgcatttaacttATCTTATTAACTTCATAAGTGTGGTCAATAGGCGTTTCTTGATTGTATAAGCCAATTATGATATTTACCTTGATCTGCACTGCTGTCTTTTGatgtttctggaaaaaaaaatgaaatcatttattaataatttagaaaacaatattaacttattataatttcctgtgatttttttaaacatatatagtcAATATGATTAAGAGCAACAGTATATCAATTATTTATAACTGcatcagggatggaaattagtggttgaccatgagcccggggcaagtagattttggcctgggcaactcaatttcaaaagttggtagtcaAGCTGtgcaacttgtttttttaaaaGCTTGAAACAAATCAGTGCAATAAAAAATTGTGACTGTGGATCAACAATTggaaaaaaagttactttttgctGTTAAGAAACAaccttttttttaactttttgcaTTTGGGAAACATtttgtaagaggctgtaattttgggcaaacaaaatcactgatttcaaaatgttaaattttgttttgtataaatgtgtaagtaaattattactattgttaaagccatgttttgatgcatgtacaacaataaataaataatacttgatttattgagtgataaattgttatgtaatgtcatttgtgtgtttttcttaatGCTCCATATTAATTGCTTATCATTGTTGGATGAAAGTGAACATTAATGACAAGCTATCTAACTTTCCTTGACATGTTGCTATTACAaagtcatgtatttaaaaaagtaaaagtaacaaTATAACTTACCATTTACTGTTTCATCATCGTCGAATGGACGAATATCGTCAG
This is a stretch of genomic DNA from Dreissena polymorpha isolate Duluth1 chromosome 7, UMN_Dpol_1.0, whole genome shotgun sequence. It encodes these proteins:
- the LOC127840167 gene encoding putative nuclease HARBI1, producing MADFDIPNARRPRQFRRIDRFTETDDPEEIRRRFRFTPDSIDRIERLIGHRLERPTGRNQPLTPRQQILITLRFFASGNFLQLIGDTFGVDIATVSRVVTRVTDELCDLKDQTIKFPTTDRHKSIIKQNFFKIAGFPSVIAAIDGTHVRIIAPNEHEEQYVNRKHYHSVNVQATCDHRGVFTSINATWPGSTHDAHVFRTSVLSDYLEAHHHGLEDGIVLGDSAYPCRKFLMTPYLHPGSPQQQMFNDAHAKTRNVIERAFGVLKRRFHVLHGEVRMKPGKVTKIILACVVLHNLAKAWGEREAFPEEEDPQPPPLVQLEGNPDGQAIRDAITANYFR
- the LOC127840173 gene encoding uncharacterized protein LOC127840173, with product MERKNARQTGGGQPMKAADTVTMSIIETMKETPSFSGIPGASQSETTIGAVRSATGFVELLQLDDFLNFADDIRPFDDDETVNETSKDSSADQVLSVPVHVNNKEIKPSRNPAIGKRKEQTLRELQMAYYAGSIAVQQEKLLLMKSQREFFEEGKLMMAFAKDKL